In the genome of Falco naumanni isolate bFalNau1 chromosome 5, bFalNau1.pat, whole genome shotgun sequence, the window GAACTTCTGCCAAGGTTCTCTAGTAGTTGAGTAGGTGTTAGAAATATGTAAAATTTGGGTTTGAGAATGAAAGTCCCTTCACAGATCCAGTGcccatctatttttttttttttttttttagcttttccttAACTGTGAGAAAGGGATTTGGTCTGGTCAAATTGTGCAGTTTCTTGGAGTTCTCCCAAATACTCTTCTTATCTTAAAGTCTATTCAATGTATTTCATGAGAATAAAGaagaagaagataaaaaaattgCTAGTGGCACAGTTGCAAAGGATGTATAACTTTGCAGTCTAATGATAAGGAAAGCTCACTCGTTGAAAAACATTAGAATAAACTTGATAGACTGGACAAACTATGTTAAATAATGTTTAACACAATGTGGTgataaaaaatatctgcatCTCTACACCTGGGAGGTGGCACCCAGCAAAGTGATTGAAATGGATTTGTTGTGATCCCGTTCCAACAGGAAAGTCAATGCCAGGCTGTTACACAATCAGTTGGATTTCAGCTGTCAGATGCTCTAAGTTATAAGGACAAGGTGGGTTTTGGATGGTCTAGCAGAGCTTGCTGAGGAGTTAGTAGGTAGTACTATCTGTGGACATGCTTTGGTGGGCTAACAGGTGCTATTTACAGTGTATGTGCTTCAAAACAGATGTTCAAAAGTAGGAAAGTGttccaaaaatacaatcaaggATAAATACAGCCTGGAAATCCAGCTTCTAATGAAAGACTCACACAGTGTTTGCTTCCTAGTTTACTCAGGAATAATTTGAGTCACATGATTGTGGTTCATAAATGGTTCCGTACAAGACCTTTCCTCtagcagaaaaacaagaagagTTCAACTCCATCATCAAACTAGCCTACAAGTAGTTGTAGGCTGCTATTAGTTCTCCCCTTAGCTTCTTGTACCCCTCCTTAACCTCCTCAGCCTCTCTAGGTCTTGACAAATTCCACTgtctgctggaccctctccagcttcccccAGTCCCCCTGGGTGGGCTGGCCCACATCTGGAGACAATGTTCCACgtgtggctggagcagcagtgagCGGAGCAGCACAGGAACGTTCCGGGCTGTGCAGGCCAGGGCTCTGCGAACGCGGCCCCGCTGGCGGCGTGCATGAGTTGTGACGATGAGGGTGCACCATGGGCTCACACGCAACCTGGTGTCCAGCTGATGCTGAGAGTCCGACGGCTGGCAAGCCTGACTCTTTGCAGATTGAACGACCTGGCAAAAGCACTCCCTACCTGCACATTCACCCAGCAGAAGCTTCCAGTAAAGAGAGATGTCTTTTTGCACTTGGTgatttgcatatatattttttgtgaaatttcagttttagtAAATGACAGAAATCTCCACCTAGTACTAGGGCTCCTTGTTGCTAAACTAGGTAAATGTGTGTAAGTGTCTGGCAAAACTAAAGTTATGTGGTATTTTAAAACCACTTGCTGACTTCTGAGGGCTTCACGTTCAAATGCACCAATACACACTGTAATATCAgtaatcctttttaaaaaatactcagtttgagcaaatatttttttttttgtagagtCTGAGAGATGTTCTTTAAAGGAGTGGATCTTTATTCGAGGGAGAAAATGTTTAGCAATAGTAGCACTTTTTCTAAAACACATATTTTAGAAGTGTCTCCATTTAAAAGGCTAGTGCATTTAAAAGTGTAAAAGTCCTGactgttctttgaaaaatatttacattctaAGAATAAAATCTTTTATGAGCACTTCTTTTTTGAGAACAGTTACTTATCTACACAGTTAAATATAGTTTAGAAATTCTCAGTAGTTCATTGAACTAATGAATTGTaataaagcaaacagcaaagtttATTAGGTCAGGTTctttaaagcacaaaacaaCTTATCTGTATGAATAAACCTTATTTGCCAATCAGGtcctcagtatttttcttactgtaaaaCCTCTCCACACTTCAACAATTCTCACATCAAATGCTACCTTATCTTAGACTCTTTACTTCTGCTGAGTTTTTCTCACTGAGATTTTATACAACACAAAttgtttacttctttttaaaagcccCATTGATCTCAAACTAAGGCTGTAGCACAGAAAGTTATTCCTGATTCAGATTGACAAAATCTCTATTTATGGAAAGATTAGTCTACCAAAGGTCTAAATTTCTTCCATAAAAATAGCCAGCAGCTTTACAAAATGCCAGGATAAAACAAAATTGAGAATGTGTTCAGAAAGAGTCCATGTGCATCCAGATCACGCCATGCTAatttaatggctttttttggtttgtttttgcttCGTGCATCTGGAAAGGGATGTTTTCAACCATCAGGTCCATTAATCTGCTATTGCAGGCATCATGCGATATCCCAGCATAAACATTCACGAGTCAGGAAAGCACCCAGCAATCACTTTGCTGCAGAAGCATTTCTTTGAGTGGCAGTTTTCCCTTTGGGATCTCCCTGCTCTGCAAAGCAGCCACAGCTCTTGATGCCCCTTAAGCCCCTATGATACCTCCTGAGATGGCTTAGCAACAAATGGGATGTTTGCTATTGGTAGTACTCAGGTCTTACCCATCCTTTGATCTGCCTCCAGCCACACAGGACCCAAGTAGTTCAAGCAAAGATTTTGGAGGAGGCTTATAGTTActtcctgacagcagcaggaaattGTAAGTCATCACCCTAcctgttggtatttttttttaaaaaaaaaaaaaaaaaaaaagctgaactaGCAGCTCTGGAAACACACGCCCCTTTTGGTACAGACTCAGACTTCCACGTAATTCTTTATTGTTTCTCTGCTTAATGGCTTGCACAACCACAGATGTCAGCATTTCCCTACTCCTTACAGGAAACCCGAGCACATATGCGGAGCTGCGTGTGAAGCCGAAACCCAAAGGGAGCAGCACATCAGAAACTTCCACTTCTGGTAGCGCAAACTATTTTCTATCATTGTTGGTTAATAATTTTAGATTTTGTCTCTCCCGTTACCCAACAGTAAAACCTGTAATCAAAAGTCTTACTTACAATCTCTCAATAAAGACCTGATTTAtcatttcatatatttttttcaccGGGTTCTCAGCCTACAGACTTTccttgtaaaaataatattgaaagagattttgaaaaaaaaattttaaaatgcctttgtgCCCTACATTGAAGATTTagcaaagaaaagtaaaattccATGGGTTTTAGGAAGCCTCCTGTGAGTGCCTCTGCAGGAGCAGTCACAGGGACACATTTGGCTTTGGAAGCAGGGTAACACCCAGCTCTCTGTGTGCACTCAGTGCACTGGTGATTGTCATCCTCCCTGTGCTGAAGGACAGGTGCCAGACAAGGCCAGGCCCACAGAACTGTGAGCTGAAAGGGAACACTACAAAACACATCTCAGGCAGCCAGAGGAAGGGGCAGTTACTCATCTCACGCAGGCAAGGTCAGGAAAACAGCAGTTATGAAAGTGCAGCTCTGTGGCTTGTGGAAACTGCGCCCTGACGCCCAGTTTCGTCAGGTCCTGTCTCAGGTTCCTGAGTGTTTCACTCTCATGAGCTGATGAATGCCAAATGGCTGGAGAGATGCTTTGTCAGATGTACTTCACTGTGCTATGGTGGCAGTATGGGATTTTTTACCTTTATTGTGCACTCAGGTAAGTTAGCTTTCAGCCACGACAGGCATATGACCACAGGAGAGCGTGACCACAGAGGAGGAACGTACCACAGACCATCCCTGATACTTTTCTGCATGGTTCTGCATGGTTCTGAATGCTTTGCAGGGTGTGGGTGGGTAAGTGGGAGGAGGCAATGtttgaaaaaattaaaggagAGAGAATCCTTAATGGAACGGTTGATTGAAAATCACTTGCTCTGCTGACAAAATGATCTTTTGATTTCACTTTCCTGTATGCAAAAAGGATGCAAAattttaataagtaaaatatCCCCACATACTTCAAAAGGCAGACTTATTTTAGGCAGATTATTTCTCTGTCATTTCTACATAAGACAGTGGCATACGTAAAGGCAATGTTAGTTTTAATAGTGCAAAGACCTTAAGCTGTTTGTCCCTTTgcccctctccaggctgcagaTACGGGTGCTCAGGCTGGTTCTACGTGGTGCTGGTCCTGGGGGTCCTTGTGCTCGTCCTGCTAGGTGTCACAGCCGTACTAGCCAAGCAACGTGAGTAGATCCTACAATCCGCTTCATCTCTTTGTTGCAGACATGGTTAAACCTCACAAGTAGAGTgatgccaaaagaaaaaatccctTAATGTCACAATAAAGGTGTCAAGTTCTacacaaatacaggaaaacaaatgtagTGTTCCAAAGGGCACATTTTCTACCTGTCGTTTAACATACCTTGTGCAGATGAAGGGAAGCTGCTGCAGTCTACCTTGTCATCCGTGATGCTGAAAGGCTGTAGAAGCAGATTTCAAATCATTGTGACAATAACACATTCGGTCTTCCTGGCTTACAAGTTAAAAGTTGCATCCATGATGCTTCTTTGAGACCATTTCACTTAGTTACTTTGTATGtttgaacaaataaaataaaaatcagactcCAGATCATTTCATTTCATCAGATTTCTGTGGTACTAGTAATATCATAATCCATGGCATGCTCCAGTTATACAAGAACTGTTCCAGAGAAGATACTCATTTCCTAAGAGAAGAGTCttgaaaaacttcagaaaaaacatgtaCCTCCCAACCCTCCCTAAAATCTCACCAAAATATTGTGTTTATATTCTTCGTATATCCAACTATCAGAAATGacaaatttatcttcttttcctgtacTGTCCATATAATTCAGCAGCTACACCCTTTGCGAGACAGTTATACTCACCGAGTATATTATGAACTCACAGTTCATAACTGAGTGTGTATAACCTGTGTATAACCTGGCAATGTataccccccaccccaccccaccccaccccaccccaccccaccccaccccaccccccgcctcaCATTCACAGTGTAACTAACACTGGATATAAAGATTACATCTCCTTGACCCTGTTGTTAACCATAATCTCTTTTCGtttgttcgtttgtttgtttgtgtaaGTTTTTAAGGTCAAAGCAGGAAAATCTGAAGGTTTGTCCCACTGTGGTCTAAATAGCACTGGCAATCACATTTCTTCCGAGAAGACTGCCTCGGCGGTGCTCCTGAAATGGCTCATGGAGGAACTGTGTGAAGATGCACAGGGTGAGGAAAGTTGGTCCTTTCACAGCATAGAGGGCTTATTGTGTGCACGCTTCTGTTGTCTCTGTTCCCTTTTCTGTGACGCCCTGCAGTTTATGGGAAAACACTGGTACTACCCAGGGAGCGTGATGTTCCTGCATAGAAGTGATGACAGGATCTAAACTAACATTTTAATTACGATAGTTTTGCtcctttttatttacaaatagtCTCCAGTAATTCCTTTACACTTCcttctgccaggagctgctgtcagAAATGCCATATATCATAGATCCTGGAGATCACTTTCCAGACAATAATTGTTCACAGGGTGGGATGGAATTTAGCTTTCCTATCCTTTTGCAAGGATCAAGCAGGGAAAGACCTTCCTGGTCTTTTTATTGTGGATCTATTATTTGTTGGCAAATACTAATGCTTTTCTAAGAACGGATTGCAATGATGTTACTTTGAAACATTAGAGTAACCCAAGACAGAAAATGTGGGGGACGTTCCTCCCAGATGTTCTGCATGAAACGGGAAGTTAGACCTTGAAATAGCAGTGTTCCCTTATTTAACCCagttccttctccagctccatGGACATAGTTTGGATGTCATCTCAGTGCCTGTGCTTTCTGGTCACATCGTGTCAGATCCACACACTCCACATGATGTCACATTGCACCATGTCTCCCCACAAGGGCTGCATGCGGGAGGATGAGAAGTGTCTTTGCAGCCCTCTGGGTCCTCCTGGTGCTCTCCACCATGCAGATGCACATGGAAGTGGAGACCCCAGTGATGGGCAGTGGGAGTGCAGAAGTGCATAGCACCATGGCAAAGGGACTGGGAAGCTGTTTTGCTGATTGAATagataccaagcaaaaatgaattctaaatcaaatataagaataaatacagtttattatattacactataaaggaaaaatagcacacaatatgataaaaggaagcAGTACTAGTTGTtatgcacaatatgataaaagagcaataggaaCAAAGCATTGGATCGTTACTGCAAAGCATTCGTTACAGAGAGTAAGAAAAGGATATGTCACCAGTTCCCACCTTAGCATTATCCAGGCCCACACTTTGGCTGGGCAGCACCAttgcagctggtgccaggggTCTCTCggtaactgggaaaattcctAAGCAGTGTGTCCACCTGtaggtgaggcttctggcccAGTCCCGGAGCTGGCCCGGCTTtatactcagtgaaaaacaaaaatagtttacacTCCCTTATGTATGTAAACTTTAAAAACTTTAGGCTGAGTGCAGGCGTGCGCTGTCTCATGATTCGTCAGGTTCACAGGCGCCCAAGCGTGGTGGAATTACCGTCATGACGGAGCTGCACACAGGATTTATCATCTGGATGGTCCTGCTCACACCTTGCTTGTTTGGGGGTGCTCAGGACAAACAGCACCTGCTCATTACAGTTGTCCATGACCTCCCTGAGCTCCCTGTCCAAGTTAAGCGATCCCTAATTGAagacaaaggctttttcataagcagtCATCAATGTAATAAATTTTCACCACAGAAGCTGAGGAGGAGTAGCGCTGGAGCCTTCAAACCCCTCTCCACATGCAGCAAACACGTTTGGGAGTGGACTCTGGCTGCTTTTGGTCCAGCCAGCCACGCACACGAACATAAAACACTATGGGGCAGCTGGAACAAGTAACGGTACGAGCTAATGGTTCCCTGTCTCCACCCACAGGAACAACATGCGAGCTGTGTCCTGCTGGGTGGCAGCTACACAGGGGCAGATGTTACTACTTCTCCGAGGAGGCTGTAAGCTGGGATGACAGCAAAAGAAACTGTCTGTCCAGAAAATCCCAGCTTCTTGTCATTGAAGATGAAATCGAGATGGTGAGTCTTGCAGCAGCCCTAAAATTGTGAGACAGGCCAATAATTGTGCCTTAGCTGGACATTTCACCAAGCGAACATGGCCCAGATGTCAGGTGTACGTGCAGCCAAACAAGAGCCCCATCCAGTGCAGAGCATCTGACTCTCCACAGACAGGAGCTTCTTTTGAGAGTTTtaacagagcagagctgaagagCAGAAGCATCGGAGATGCAAATGGGGAAGCCAGAGTAGTTTTGACTGGGAGGAGGAAATGCTGGGGACTTCCCACCCATTTCCATTACTTGGCTATGGGAAGAGAGGTCTGATTCAGCCACTAAATGGAAATTCAAACACCCAAACCTCCTTCTCATGCTCCCTTGGGAGAATGAGTAGCAAGGCATCACAGAATGGCTCTTTTGAGAAACTCATCATTCCCTGAGAAGCAGGTCTTTTACCTTAAAGACCAAGCTTCTCAACCTGGCTCATTAGTGTGAGGAGCATCACTGAGGATTTTCTTGACAGCTGATAGAAAGCTAGTCAGCCTGAGCATCAGCCTGAATATAAACTCTGTGGCTGGTCCCATATGTATGGGCCGTTGTAATGGGCTGCTTTGCCACAGCTGGATCCTTGCCCTCGCTCTCCGTGTGAGGGACTACATGAAAAGCTGTGCATGAAACAGGAGAGTAACataagcacagcagaaaagctcTGCTGACGAGTAACATGCTTCTACTTGTTCCATAGGAATTTATAGACAATAAAGAGAAAGATACCAAATACATCTGGATTGGGTTGAAGATTCAAGACATGAAGAAACAATGGAGTTCAGCTGAAGATCCCAGGTGATCATTTGTGGGGGGAGGGTATCTTCAGCAATAGCAAAGCTGTGTGGCAATACAACTCTGAATCCAAGCTAATGTCCCAAAGCACAGATCTAGTCCTGTAGCCTCAGGCACCTATTCAGGGTCTGTTTCACAGCCACTTCCAGGTCAGCTGGTTCCTGCTGGGCACCTTTGGAAACAGATGGTTTTTCTGCCTGCAAGACCAACCGCAGTCACAGTTCATATATGCATGAATGCAGAGGGACATTACTACAcgttgcagcacaaacaaactagccggctgcaacaaggctttaccattgatcagattctactgtctgcgctgtatctccttcctccagaggtcagaccacactgctgctcctccatctgacacacacagacacacagacacgcagacacacacacagacacacaatCCACcgccttcattcctctacaaataCACACTTctcccactgaaatcactgTCAACAGACTCTCTCAATTTACAGACCGTGTGTTGACTGCCTCTGTTGAATGCGATGCCTGTCACACAGCATGGGTGCTGGATCTGTGCAGCTGAAGggtccttcccctccctcttaCCATTTACCATTCAGCATCATGGCTGCACGTGGAGGTTTTCTCATCCTTCTTACACTAATGCTCCTGAGCATTCACCCCTCAGCAGCCAGCAGTCCCTGCTGTGGGTGCCCACCCCACCTATGCGTGGCTGTTGAGGAACTGTGCTTCAGTGGGTTACTAAATGGGCATTACCCAAAGGCCTCACTCAGGATATCATCAATATTTTCATCCAGTATGGAATTTAAAGCTGACAACTCATTGCATTCCTTTTGTTGTCTCACCAGGATAGCTAGAGATAGAACTGAGACTGACAAGAACTGTGctgtttacagaagaaaaaacatgatcCAAGCAGATAACTGCCAGACTTTGAAGAAGTGGATTTGTAAGAAGAACGCAACTTTGTTGGTGCTCTGAGCCAAATTGTCAGACAACAGGCAGAGCTTTTTGTCAGAAGACCCATTTTATTGATAAAACATGTGATGTAAATAATTTCACGAGACTTGCACAGAAATTTGCATTTCGCTGTTCTGTGCTCCATAAGACTTTGTGTGATGCAGACAAAGAACTCAGAAGTTGCTAGGTGTCAGTGTGAAGGTCATGCAAGAGGA includes:
- the LOC121089308 gene encoding killer cell lectin-like receptor subfamily F member 1 isoform X1, with the protein product MAADITYVDVAMLPRERPHIPSRTSVPGNPSTYAELRVKPKPKGSSTSETSTSGCRYGCSGWFYVVLVLGVLVLVLLGVTAVLAKQLFKVKAGKSEGLSHCGLNSTGNHISSEKTASAVLLKWLMEELCEDAQGTTCELCPAGWQLHRGRCYYFSEEAVSWDDSKRNCLSRKSQLLVIEDEIEMEFIDNKEKDTKYIWIGLKIQDMKKQWSSAEDPRIARDRTETDKNCAVYRRKNMIQADNCQTLKKWICKKNATLLVL
- the LOC121089308 gene encoding killer cell lectin-like receptor subfamily F member 1 isoform X2 is translated as MGFFTFIVHSGCRYGCSGWFYVVLVLGVLVLVLLGVTAVLAKQLFKVKAGKSEGLSHCGLNSTGNHISSEKTASAVLLKWLMEELCEDAQGTTCELCPAGWQLHRGRCYYFSEEAVSWDDSKRNCLSRKSQLLVIEDEIEMEFIDNKEKDTKYIWIGLKIQDMKKQWSSAEDPRIARDRTETDKNCAVYRRKNMIQADNCQTLKKWICKKNATLLVL